In Mesoaciditoga lauensis cd-1655R = DSM 25116, the DNA window ATTTTCCAGTATCTTCAAATTTCCTTTTGCGTTGTTCAACCATCTTTCCAAATATTCTTTCCCTTCTTTCGTTATTGAATACACCCTTCGTGATGGGCCACTATCCTCTATTTCCCATTCAGACTCGATCAAGTTTTCGCTTTCCATATCTCTTAGGAGTCTATATATAACTCCGTAAGGAACGGAGCTTTGATCTATACCTAAACTTTGCAATTTTTCGACCAACGAATAGCCATAAGATGGCTCTTCTAGGAGTAAGTTCAGCAACGATGCAATTAAGATATTTCCGCTTTTAAAACCTACCCTTGCACATCGGATTTTTTTCATATTTTCATCCTCCGT includes these proteins:
- a CDS encoding PadR family transcriptional regulator gives rise to the protein MKKIRCARVGFKSGNILIASLLNLLLEEPSYGYSLVEKLQSLGIDQSSVPYGVIYRLLRDMESENLIESEWEIEDSGPSRRVYSITKEGKEYLERWLNNAKGNLKILENLISNIEKALQKEKGGK